From Triticum aestivum cultivar Chinese Spring chromosome 4A, IWGSC CS RefSeq v2.1, whole genome shotgun sequence, a single genomic window includes:
- the LOC123082373 gene encoding uncharacterized protein isoform X1, whose protein sequence is MPTQTSMDAARTVVVTAYEELPRRRSGSYSASWSTARAGARAAAGGSNRRAMLLAYAQHLRRRGGQRSSSSLSLGPPRVLEWGEWKRADDRGAGARDDDKQVVAGRRRGCCSRLRLRARLWIRTFFRRVRRIRENASCKKAD, encoded by the exons ATGCCGACGCAGACGTCCATGGATGCCGCCAGGACGGTCGTCGTGACCGCCTACGAGGAGCTGCCGCGCCGCCGTTCCGGCAGCTACAGCGCGTCCTGGTCGACCGCTCGAGCCGGGGCGCGCGCGGCCGCAGGCGGCTCCAACCGCCGGGCGATGCTGCTCGCGTACGCGCAGCAcctgcggcggcgcggcgggcagaggtcgtcgtcgtcgttgtccttGGGGCCGCCGCGCGTGCTGGAGTGGGGCGAATGGAAGCGGGCGGACGATCGCGGCGCCGGCGCCCGCGACGACGACAAG CAGGTGGTGGCGGGGCGGAGGAGGGGTTGCTGCTCCAGGCTCCGGCTGCGGGCGCGGCTTTGGATCAGGACGTTTTTCCGTCGCGTCAGGAGGATCAGGGAGAACGCGTCGTGCAAGAAAGCAGATTGA
- the LOC123082373 gene encoding uncharacterized protein isoform X2 has translation MPTQTSMDAARTVVVTAYEELPRRRSGSYSASWSTARAGARAAAGGSNRRAMLLAYAQHLRRRGGQRSSSSLSLGPPRVLEWGEWKRADDRGAGARDDDKVVAGRRRGCCSRLRLRARLWIRTFFRRVRRIRENASCKKAD, from the exons ATGCCGACGCAGACGTCCATGGATGCCGCCAGGACGGTCGTCGTGACCGCCTACGAGGAGCTGCCGCGCCGCCGTTCCGGCAGCTACAGCGCGTCCTGGTCGACCGCTCGAGCCGGGGCGCGCGCGGCCGCAGGCGGCTCCAACCGCCGGGCGATGCTGCTCGCGTACGCGCAGCAcctgcggcggcgcggcgggcagaggtcgtcgtcgtcgttgtccttGGGGCCGCCGCGCGTGCTGGAGTGGGGCGAATGGAAGCGGGCGGACGATCGCGGCGCCGGCGCCCGCGACGACGACAAG GTGGTGGCGGGGCGGAGGAGGGGTTGCTGCTCCAGGCTCCGGCTGCGGGCGCGGCTTTGGATCAGGACGTTTTTCCGTCGCGTCAGGAGGATCAGGGAGAACGCGTCGTGCAAGAAAGCAGATTGA